Proteins encoded in a region of the Magallana gigas chromosome 8, xbMagGiga1.1, whole genome shotgun sequence genome:
- the LOC105348414 gene encoding steroid 17-alpha-hydroxylase/17,20 lyase isoform X2, whose translation MNNKLALKPLKFRFLVYSSPEIHLKTAELAKEYGSIVRLSVGPQTWVVLNDINSVLEAMVKKKADFAGRPQITSGDVFTEGGKDIALGNYSASWKFHRKIAGKALRNYLQGDLLENMIQDNMNKFLDKMAEEKGPFVFKEYADLIIFHQLYTICFGEKRPVDDPEVKRFIKLDNDLLEKFGSGFFEDLFPYLKNIFTTAKWKKLLVLTEDILNVLRKKLKEHEETFQPGVNRDFIDSMLIAKQEAKDEGNEAALEILDDTHLVQTISDIFFAGVDTTRYTMDWFVYFMTRFPETQAKCQEEIDRVVGSKQISMKDRGNLDYTEACIFETMRLSNFIGFGIPHMTVCDSQVGGYDVPKGTTVLINYWALNHDPKQWKDPEQFDPHRFLDENGKMKPAKPDSWLPFSAGHRVCLGESLAKPELLLMSANLLQRFEISLPEGVKPNLECHMQGFGVELPSDYKIVVKERAGR comes from the exons ATGAATAACAAACTAGCGTTAAAACCACTGAAGTTTCGTTTCCTAGTTTATTCATCGCCTGAGATTCACTTAAAAACCGCAGAGCTTGCAAAGGAATACGGCTCTATAGTCCGGCTGTCTGTTG GTCCCCAAACCTGGGTTGTTCTAAATGACATCAACTCTGTGCTGGAAGCAATGGTAAAGAAAAAGGCCGATTTTGCTGGAAGACCACAGATTACATCAG GTGATGTGTTTACAGAAGGAGGAAAGGATATCGCCCTGGGTAATTATTCAGCTTCCTGGAAATTCCATAGGAAAATAGCCGGAAAGGCCCTAAG GAATTATCTTCAGGGGGATTTATTGGAAAACATGATTCAAGacaatatgaataaatttttgGACAAGATGGCTGAAGAGAAGGGACCGTTCGTTTTCAAAGAATACGCGgatctgataatttttcatCAACTGTACACAATATGTTTTGGAGAAAA ACGTCCTGTAGATGACCCGGAGGTGAAAAGATTTATCAAATTAGACAATGATCTACTGGAGAAATTTGGTTCAGGTTTCTTTGAGGACCTATTTCCCTATTTGAAAAACATCTTTACGACGGCTAAATGGAAAAAATTGCTTGTGTTGACAGAAGATATACTGAACGTCCTCCGAAAGAAACTCAAAGAACACGAAGAAACTTTCCAGCCAG GAGTCAACAGGGACTTTATAGACAGCATGCTGATCGCCAAACAGGAAGCGAAGGATGAGGGCAATGAGGCGGCCCTGGAGATCTTGGATGACACGCACCTGGTTCAGACAATATCTGATATCTTCTTTG cGGGGGTAGATACAACTCGTTACACAATGGACTGGTTCGTTTATTTCATGACACGATTTCCGGAAACCCAAGCAAAATGTCAGGAGGAAATTGACAGAGTTGTTG GATCGAAGCAAATTTCAATGAAGGACAGAGGCAATTTAGATTACACCGAGGCCTGTATATTTGAGACGATGcgactttcaaattttattggTTTTGGGATTCCACACATGACAGTCTGTGATTCACAAGTTG GGGGATACGATGTCCCAAAAGGCACCACTGTACTTATCAATTACTGGGCGCTTAACCATGACCCTAAACAATGGAAGGACCCAGAACAATTTGACCCACATCGCTTTCTCGATGAAAACGGCAAAATGAAACCCGCCAAACCAGACAGTTGGCTTCCCTTTTCTGCCGGACACCGAGTTTGTTTAGGAGAAAGTTTGGCCAAACCAGAACTCCTACTGATGAGTGCCAATCTTCTACAACGATTTGAAATAAGTCTCCCAGAGGGCGTGAAGCCAAATTTAGAGTGTCATATGCAGGGGTTTGGTGTAGAACTGCCATCTGATTACAAAATCGTGGTTAAAGAAAGAGCCGGAAGATGA
- the LOC105348414 gene encoding steroid 17-alpha-hydroxylase/17,20 lyase isoform X1 translates to MLKLSINIQTILVGMGIGLFVYYVIKRMRYRLPPGPWCIPLIGHYKIYSSPEIHLKTAELAKEYGSIVRLSVGPQTWVVLNDINSVLEAMVKKKADFAGRPQITSGDVFTEGGKDIALGNYSASWKFHRKIAGKALRNYLQGDLLENMIQDNMNKFLDKMAEEKGPFVFKEYADLIIFHQLYTICFGEKRPVDDPEVKRFIKLDNDLLEKFGSGFFEDLFPYLKNIFTTAKWKKLLVLTEDILNVLRKKLKEHEETFQPGVNRDFIDSMLIAKQEAKDEGNEAALEILDDTHLVQTISDIFFAGVDTTRYTMDWFVYFMTRFPETQAKCQEEIDRVVGSKQISMKDRGNLDYTEACIFETMRLSNFIGFGIPHMTVCDSQVGGYDVPKGTTVLINYWALNHDPKQWKDPEQFDPHRFLDENGKMKPAKPDSWLPFSAGHRVCLGESLAKPELLLMSANLLQRFEISLPEGVKPNLECHMQGFGVELPSDYKIVVKERAGR, encoded by the exons ATGTTGAAGTTGTCCATCAACATCCAGACCATTTTGGTGGGAATGGGCATTGGTCTTTTTGTGTACTACGTCATCAAACGGATGCGGTATCGTCTGCCACCTGGACCATGGTGTATCCCACTTATTGGGCATTATAAGA TTTATTCATCGCCTGAGATTCACTTAAAAACCGCAGAGCTTGCAAAGGAATACGGCTCTATAGTCCGGCTGTCTGTTG GTCCCCAAACCTGGGTTGTTCTAAATGACATCAACTCTGTGCTGGAAGCAATGGTAAAGAAAAAGGCCGATTTTGCTGGAAGACCACAGATTACATCAG GTGATGTGTTTACAGAAGGAGGAAAGGATATCGCCCTGGGTAATTATTCAGCTTCCTGGAAATTCCATAGGAAAATAGCCGGAAAGGCCCTAAG GAATTATCTTCAGGGGGATTTATTGGAAAACATGATTCAAGacaatatgaataaatttttgGACAAGATGGCTGAAGAGAAGGGACCGTTCGTTTTCAAAGAATACGCGgatctgataatttttcatCAACTGTACACAATATGTTTTGGAGAAAA ACGTCCTGTAGATGACCCGGAGGTGAAAAGATTTATCAAATTAGACAATGATCTACTGGAGAAATTTGGTTCAGGTTTCTTTGAGGACCTATTTCCCTATTTGAAAAACATCTTTACGACGGCTAAATGGAAAAAATTGCTTGTGTTGACAGAAGATATACTGAACGTCCTCCGAAAGAAACTCAAAGAACACGAAGAAACTTTCCAGCCAG GAGTCAACAGGGACTTTATAGACAGCATGCTGATCGCCAAACAGGAAGCGAAGGATGAGGGCAATGAGGCGGCCCTGGAGATCTTGGATGACACGCACCTGGTTCAGACAATATCTGATATCTTCTTTG cGGGGGTAGATACAACTCGTTACACAATGGACTGGTTCGTTTATTTCATGACACGATTTCCGGAAACCCAAGCAAAATGTCAGGAGGAAATTGACAGAGTTGTTG GATCGAAGCAAATTTCAATGAAGGACAGAGGCAATTTAGATTACACCGAGGCCTGTATATTTGAGACGATGcgactttcaaattttattggTTTTGGGATTCCACACATGACAGTCTGTGATTCACAAGTTG GGGGATACGATGTCCCAAAAGGCACCACTGTACTTATCAATTACTGGGCGCTTAACCATGACCCTAAACAATGGAAGGACCCAGAACAATTTGACCCACATCGCTTTCTCGATGAAAACGGCAAAATGAAACCCGCCAAACCAGACAGTTGGCTTCCCTTTTCTGCCGGACACCGAGTTTGTTTAGGAGAAAGTTTGGCCAAACCAGAACTCCTACTGATGAGTGCCAATCTTCTACAACGATTTGAAATAAGTCTCCCAGAGGGCGTGAAGCCAAATTTAGAGTGTCATATGCAGGGGTTTGGTGTAGAACTGCCATCTGATTACAAAATCGTGGTTAAAGAAAGAGCCGGAAGATGA